In Lacerta agilis isolate rLacAgi1 chromosome 1, rLacAgi1.pri, whole genome shotgun sequence, the following proteins share a genomic window:
- the BOLL gene encoding protein boule-like isoform X3 has product MRARGEEMEPDPSQTTNQMQTDSLSPSPNTVSPVPLNNPTSAPRFGTVIPNRIFVGGIDFKTNENDLRKFFSQYGCVKEVKIVNDRAGVSKGYGFITFETQEDAQKILQEAEKLNYKDKKLNIGPAIRKQQVGIPRSSIMPAAGTMYLTTSTGYPYTYHNGVAYFHTPEVASVPQPWPSRSISSSPVMVAQPVYQQPTYHYQAPAQCLPGQWQWSIPQSPASPTSFFYLHPSEITYQPLEIAQDGGCVAPPLSLMEAAVPEPYSDHGVQAYHQVYAQSAIAMSAPVMQPESVKGLEMLMQYF; this is encoded by the exons ATGCGCGCGcgaggggaagagatggagccCGACCCCTCG CAAACTACAAATCAGATGCAAACTGATTCTCTGTCTCCGTCTCCCAACACTGTGTCGCCAGTGCCTTTAAATAACCCCACAAGTGCCCCAAGATTTGGAACAGTCATTCCTAATCGCATCTTTGTTGGAGGAATCGATTTTAAG aCTAATGAGAATGACCTAAGGAAGTTTTTTTCCCAGTATGGCTGCGTCAAAGAAGTAAAAATAGTAAATGACAGAGCTGGAGTATCAAAGGG GTATGGTTTCATCACATTTGAAACTCAGGAAGACGCTCAGAAAATACTACAAGAG GCTGAAAAACTAAATTATAAGGATAAGAAACTGAATATTGGTCCTGCAATAAGAAAACAACAAGTAGGGATTCCTC GATCCAGTATAATGCCAGCAGCTGGAACAATGTACTTGACTACTTCAACTGGATATCCATACACATATCATAATGGTGTAGCATATTTTCATACTCCCGAAGTTGCTTCTGTTCCACAGCCATGGCCT tcacGTTCTATTTCCAGTTCTCCTGTGATGGTAGCTCAGCCTGTTTATCAACAACCTACATATCATTatcag GCTCCTGCACAGTGTCTTCCAGGACAATGGCAGTGGAGTATTCCACAG tCTCCTGCCTCTCCCACCTCATTCTTTTATCTACATCCTTCTGAAATTACTTACCAGCCCCTGGAGATTGCACAGGATGGTGGATGTGTCGCTCCACCTCTTTCCCTAATGGAAGCTGCAGTTCCAGAG CCATATTCTGATCATGGAGTTCAAGCATATCACCAAGTTTATGCTCAAAGTGCCATAGCCATGTCAGCCCCTGTGATGCAGCCTGAGTCTGTTAA